From the Fulvia fulva chromosome 2, complete sequence genome, one window contains:
- a CDS encoding Mitochondrial oxaloacetate transport protein: MSTTTGSFIAGGIAACGAVTVTHSFETIKIRLQLQGELKSKKDAPRLYKGVLHGVRVVYTNEGFKGLLRGLGCAYVYQMTLNGCRLGFYDPIRTSFNSIALHRSPTHMHDPDVKAMQSLPVNIASGASSGILGALLGSPFFLVKTRLQSFSPFLPVGTQHHYRNAADGMRQIYGAEGIKGLWRGVGPAMVRTGFGSSVQLPTYFFAKRLLQRNFDIKDGAPLHLMSSTASGFVVCVVMHPPDTVMSRMYNQTGNLYSGALDCLFKTVKSEGVFAVYKGFFAHLARILPHTILTLSLAEQTNKLMRKFEDRVLPNHVKEKI, translated from the exons ATGAGCACAACCACTGGGAGCTTCATAGCGGGAGGCATAGCAGCCTGTGGTGCTGTGACAGTCACACATTCCTTCGAGACTATCAAGATCCGGTTACAACTGCAAGGAGAGCTGAAGTCCAAGAAAGATGCGCCGCGACTGTACAAAGGTGTGCTGCACGGCGTGCGTGTGGTATACACGAATGAGGGCTTCAAAGGACTGCTGAGAGGTCTCGGCTGTGCT TATGTCTACCAAATGACCCTCAATGGCTGCCGTCTGGGCTTCTACGATCCCATAAGAACGTCCTTCAATTCGATAGCATTACATCGATCGCCTACACACATGCATGACCCGGACGTCAAGGCGATGCAGAGCTTGCCCGTCAACATTGCCTCAGGCGCATCGTCCGGCATCCTCGGCGCACTCCTAGGCTCGCCGTTCTTCTTAGTCAAGACACGCTTACAATCATTCTCTCCTTTCCTACCAGTAGGAACACAGCATCACTATCGCAATGCCGCCGATGGCATGAGACAGATCTACGGCGCCGAGGGCATAAAAGGGCTGTGGAGAGGTGTCGGTCCTGCTATGGTCCGGACAGGATTTGGATCGTCAGTGCAGCTACCCACCTACTTCTTCGCCAAACGCCTGCTACAACGGAACTTCGACATCAAAGACGGCGCGCCGCTGCATCTCATGTCCTCGACAGCGTCGGGATTCGTGGTCTGTGTCGTGATGCACCCACCCGATACTGTCATGAGCCGGATGTACAACCAGACTGGAAACCTCTACAGCGGAGCGCTGGACTGCCTTTTCAAGACTGTCAAGTCCGAGGGTGTATTCGCCGTGTACAAGGGCTTCTTCGCTCATCTGGCCAGAATCCTACCACACACCATCCTGACCCTGTCGCTGGCCGAGCAGACGAACAAACTCATGAGGAAATTCGAAGACCGGGTACTACCGAACCACGTCAAGGAGAAGATATGA
- a CDS encoding WD repeat-containing protein 82, with amino-acid sequence MVTDAQAPSVAKVSDVIPTFRPTRLFKAPSASAYTSIDFDDSGEFLLLSRTDDTIQLFNTKAGAHAKELKSQKYGSALARFTHHSTSILYASTKIDDGIRYLSMHDNSFIRYFKGHTGRVTSLAVSPSNDQFMTASLDNTVKLWDCRSPNAQGQLNFHQPYFAAYDASASVIAVASPEAQTVCLYDLRNYDKPPFTHFDLQDTENKFTNRGQRPCEGWTGMEFSNNGKYMLISTNGPGHYLLDAFDGKLFHYLQRPSGADRQHYAPGDALPPSLPNDNTPSYIQSSACFSPDGRYVVGGNGTTTGLSVWDCEVESDKSTQVLDPTVELPSTKPAKVVAYNPRHNLIASADKEVMMWLPDPDTA; translated from the coding sequence ATGGTCACTGACGCTCAAGCTCCCAGCGTGGCCAAGGTCTCCGATGTCATCCCTACCTTCAGACCAACCAGGCTCTTCAAGGCACCCTCAGCATCCGCCTACACCTCGATCGACTTCGATGACAGCGGCGAGTTCCTCCTCCTCTCGCGGACCGATGACACGATCCAGCTCTTCAACACGAAGGCCGGCGCACACGCGAAAGAGCTAAAGTCTCAGAAGTATGGTAGCGCACTCGCCCGCTTCACACACCACAGCACCTCCATACTGTATGCCTCCACCAAGATCGACGATGGCATTCGATACCTCTCAATGCACGACAACAGCTTCATACGCTACTTCAAGGGCCACACAGGCAGAGTGACGAGTTTGGCGGTCAGTCCGAGTAATGATCAATTCATGACTGCGAGCTTGGACAACACTGTCAAACTGTGGGATTGTCGCTCGCCAAATGCCCAAGGACAATTGAACTTCCACCAGCCGTACTTTGCTGCCTACGACGCCAGTGCCAGTGTCATCGCTGTCGCAAGCCCCGAAGCACAGACAGTGTGTCTGTACGACCTCCGCAACTACGACAAACCTCCCTTCACGCACTTCGACCTGCAAGACACGGAAAACAAGTTCACAAATCGAGGACAGAGGCCTTGCGAGGGCTGGACAGGCATGGAGTTCAGCAACAATGGCAAGTATATGCTGATCAGCACGAACGGGCCAGGCCACTACCTTCTGGATGCGTTCGATGGCAAGCTCTTTCACTACCTGCAACGCCCAAGCGGCGCGGATCGACAGCACTACGCACCTGGAGACGCGCTACCCCCGTCACTACCCAACGATAACACGCCTTCCTACATTCAGAGCTCAGCATGTTTCTCACCGGATGGACGATACGTCGTGGGCGGTAATGGCACAACGACCGGCCTGTCAGTGTGGGACTGCGAGGTGGAGAGCGACAAGAGTACCCAGGTGCTAGACCCCACAGTTGAGCTGCCAAGCACCAAACCAGCGAAGGTGGTGGCATATAACCCACGGCACAACCTGATCGCAAGTGCGGACAAGGAAGTGATGATGTGGTTGCCGGACCCGGACACAGCATGA
- a CDS encoding Alkaline phosphatase H: protein MRFVTPSTVVAAASFAAVATAQTFRRFGTCPTLGCVIPPDQQDFLAGQYFDIRVEVHAPVNGSEATNGEPDEHFTFTIAKVGGEAKDVSAYFELEEPELETWDFSWFEDLYAQDADTPSIINVASKAWRRVALYEPGDYEAILSYNGTNTTAYWHVRDIEQVRKTKNVLMFIGDGMTTNMITAARLIAHKTVNGRYQSLMQLDKFPVLGHQMTHAIDTFLTDSANSATALYTGHKSVVNALGVYGDTSEDPFDDPKIESIAEIFHRVYGGHIGIVSTAFIADATPAALTAHTRDRGEYGAVIDSFIHGIVNYTWTEWNGPDVLFGGGAENFCSPEVGGETYMDQDYYKVFADAGYQVLYNGSSLETASNSERALGIFTQSNMAKWLDRNVYTDNLEGGENSPTCDGTDAVDQPGLREMTLKAIDILETRSKADDDKGWFIMSEAASVDKQMHLLDYDRALGELLELDDTIRASIKHLEELGELGNTLVVVTADHGHGFDVFGSVDTKYLNEKTDPREKRKAVGTYQESGLSQYINTIGDGHQLKYVDSNFPTNWDPRYTLAQGFSANPDHRENYQVHKNSPRKAATNITGFPATDYFVNDEDAQSGFIVNGTLPTNADQGVHSLTDVAVFTMGPKGCQELFGGVYNSIDIFFKMAECLGLSQVPAGGNGHGSHPGYGKDNAGKAKECPEGNYEHYSESSPRYGGKDGYAKPGKRSQMKTFKRRQSYH from the exons ATGCGTTTCGTCACTCCTTCGACAGTGGTGGCTGCAGCTAGCTTTGCTGCTGTTGCGACTGCGCAGACTTTCCGACGCTTTGGGACATGTCCTACGTTAGGATGTGTTATTCCTCCAGATCAACAGGATTTCCTTGCGGGACAGTACTTTGACATTCGTGTTGAGGTGCATGCGCCTGTCAATGGATCCGAGGCGACGAACGGAGAGCCGGATGAGCACTTCACCTTTACCATCGCCAAGGTTGGGGGAGAGGCGAAGGATGTGAGTGCGTACTTTGAGCTCGAGGAGCCCGAGCTTGAGACTTGGGACTTCAGCTGGTTCGA AGATCTATACGCCCAAGATGCCGACACTCCATCCATCATCAACGTTGCCTCCAAGGCCTGGCGAAGAGTAGCTCTGTACGAGCCAGGCGACTACGAGGCCATCCTCAGCTACAATGGCACCAACACGACCGCATACTGGCACGTCCGTGACATTGAGCAGGTCCGCAAGACCAAGAACGTCCTCATGTTCATCGGTGACGGCATGACCACCAACATGATTACAGCTGCTCGCTTGATCGCCCACAAGACTGTCAATGGCCGCTACCAGAGCTTGATGCAGCTGGACAAGTTCCCAGTGCTTGGTCACCAGATGACTCACGCCATCGATACTTTCCTCACGGACTCAGCAAACTCTGCCACTGCCCTGTACACTGGCCACAAGTCGGTCGTCAACGCTCTTGGTGTTTATGGCGACACATCTGAGGATCCTTTCGATGACCCCAAGATTGAGAGCATTGCCGAGATCTTTCACCGTGTTTACGGAGGGCACATCGGAATTGTGTCCACAGCCTTCATCGCTGATGCCACACCTGCAGCATTGACTGCCCACACCAGAGACCGTGGCGAGTACGGCGCAGTCATCGACTCTTTCATCCACGGCATTGTCAACTACACCTGGACTGAGTGGAATGGACCTGATGTTCTCTTCGGTGGAGGTGCCGAGAACTTCTGCAGTCCAGAGGTCGGTGGCGAGACATACATGGACCAGGACTACTACAAGGTCTTTGCTGATGCTGGCTACCAAGTCCTCTACAATGGCAGCTCTCTCGAGACCGCCTCCAACTCGGAGCGAGCGCTCGGAATCTTCACCCAGTCAAACATGGCCAAGTGGCTTGATCGCAATGTCTACACTGACAATTTGGAAGGTGGAGAGAACAGCCCGACTTGCGATGGTACCGACGCCGTTGATCAGCCAGGTCTCCGTGAGATGACTCTCAAGGCCATCGACATCCTCGAGACCCGCTCGAAAGCCGACGATGACAAGGGCTGGTTCATCATGTCCGAGGCTGCCTCTGTCGACAAGCAAATGCATCTTCTCGACTACGACCGCGCTCTTGGCGAGCTTCTGGAGCTTGATGACACCATCCGTGCTTCAATCAAGCACTTGGAAGAGCTTGGCGAGCTTGGAAACACCTTGGTCGTCGTCACTGCCGACCACGGTCATGGCTTCGATGTCTTCGGCAGCGTTGACACCAAGTACTTGAATGAAAAGACCGATCCACGTGAGAAACGCAAGGCTGTCGGGACTTACCAGGAGTCTGGTCTTTCACAGTACATCAACACTATTGGTGACGGACACCAGCTCAAGTACGTCGACTCCAACTTCCCAACCAACTGGGACCCACGGTACACTCTAGCCCAGGGTTTCTCCGCCAATCCGGATCACCGCGAGAACTACCAAGTCCACAAGAACAGCCCACGCAAGGCAGCGACCAACATCACCGGCTTCCCCGCCACCGACTACTTCGTCAACGACGAGGATGCCCAATCTGGCTTCATCGTCAACGGTACCCTCCCAACCAACGCCGACCAGGGTGTCCACTCTCTTACCGATGTCGCCGTCTTCACCATGGGTCCAAAGGGCTGCCAAGAGCTATTCGGAGGTGTGTACAACAGCATTGACATCTTCTTCAAGATGGCCGAGTGTTTGGGTCTTTCTCAGGTTCCAGCGGGTGGCAACGGCCACGGTAGCCACCCAGGCTACGGCAAGGACAACGCAGGCAAGGCCAAGGAGTGTCCAGAGGGCAACTACGAGCACTACAGCGAGAGCAGCCCAAGGTATGGTGGCAAGGACGGTTATGCTAAGCCTGGCAAGAGAAGCCAGATGAAAACCTTCAAGAGGAGGCAGTCGTACCACTAG